In Streptomyces chartreusis, the following proteins share a genomic window:
- a CDS encoding DUF4424 domain-containing protein, which yields MGVNGSQRDEPREIRVEPREIRDELRGTRVEPREIRVEIGELALNGFAVDPERVSVAFERELTRLIEAHGVPLAVDGAVAVDALTDLPPLPAGLTARRLGQELARAVHEGLSGHGEVTR from the coding sequence ATGGGTGTGAACGGGTCGCAGCGTGACGAGCCGCGGGAGATTCGAGTCGAGCCGCGGGAGATCCGCGACGAGCTGCGCGGGACCCGCGTCGAGCCGCGGGAGATCCGCGTCGAGATCGGCGAACTCGCCCTGAACGGCTTCGCCGTGGACCCGGAGCGGGTGTCGGTCGCCTTCGAACGCGAGCTGACCCGGCTGATCGAGGCCCACGGAGTCCCGCTCGCAGTGGACGGCGCCGTCGCCGTCGACGCCCTGACCGACCTCCCGCCGCTGCCCGCCGGCCTCACCGCCCGCCGCCTCGGCCAGGAACTGGCCCGCGCGGTGCACGAAGGGCTCAGCGGCCACGGGGAGGTGACCCGATGA
- a CDS encoding phage baseplate assembly protein V produces the protein MAAPSNRYLGKFRGRVVSNDDPLRIGRITVEVPDVLGNEPSTWALPCLPFTGPESGQFVVPPPGAGVWVEFEQGDPSFPVWTGCWYGAAEELPPDARRELQGNSPNKPVVVQTPQAHKLVMNDTAGAEQGILLQAQGGAYIRITREAVVISTGAGAEILLRGNEVTINEGQLTVLSKR, from the coding sequence ATGGCGGCACCCAGCAATCGCTACCTCGGCAAGTTTCGCGGCCGGGTCGTCAGCAACGACGACCCGCTGCGCATCGGCCGTATCACCGTCGAGGTCCCGGACGTCCTCGGCAACGAGCCGTCCACCTGGGCGCTGCCCTGCCTGCCGTTCACCGGGCCGGAGTCGGGGCAGTTCGTGGTGCCGCCGCCGGGCGCGGGCGTGTGGGTGGAGTTCGAGCAGGGGGATCCGAGCTTCCCGGTGTGGACCGGGTGCTGGTACGGCGCGGCCGAGGAACTGCCGCCCGACGCGCGGCGGGAGCTCCAGGGCAACTCGCCGAACAAGCCCGTCGTCGTGCAGACGCCCCAGGCGCACAAGCTCGTCATGAACGACACCGCCGGCGCCGAGCAGGGAATCCTGCTCCAGGCCCAGGGCGGCGCATACATCCGTATCACCAGGGAGGCCGTGGTCATCTCGACCGGCGCGGGCGCCGAGATCCTGCTGCGCGGCAACGAAGTGACCATCAACGAGGGCCAGTTGACCGTGCTCTCCAAGCGATGA
- a CDS encoding GPW/gp25 family protein, translating into MSRHPSGRPRSDIAFPFRADRRGRTAHATRGEHAHDLIEQLLFTSPGERVMRPDFGCGLLDLVFAPTSPELISTLELSVQASLQRWLGDLIDVEALDVISEDNVVRVYLSYVVRADGARRDDVFEGRAAA; encoded by the coding sequence ATGAGCCGCCACCCGAGCGGGCGCCCCCGCAGCGACATCGCGTTCCCGTTCCGCGCCGACCGCCGGGGCCGTACCGCGCACGCCACCCGCGGCGAGCACGCCCACGACCTCATCGAGCAGCTGCTGTTCACCAGCCCCGGCGAGCGCGTGATGCGGCCCGACTTCGGCTGCGGACTCCTCGACCTGGTCTTCGCCCCGACCAGCCCGGAACTCATCAGCACCCTCGAACTCTCCGTCCAGGCCTCCCTCCAGCGCTGGCTCGGCGACCTCATCGACGTGGAGGCCCTCGACGTGATCAGCGAGGACAACGTCGTCCGTGTGTATCTGTCGTACGTCGTGCGCGCCGACGGCGCCCGGCGCGACGACGTCTTCGAAGGGAGGGCCGCGGCATGA
- a CDS encoding eCIS core domain-containing protein, with protein sequence MSSQTQDGHAEQSAEQRRRKRKERAAKSRTLEPKEIVSGAGQPLDPGVRRDLEERLGHDLSRVRLHTGRDAGQLTELLGADAVAVGQDVFFAEGTFKPGTDEGRRLLAHELLHTVQNPHGLGTLRAGRELGAVSLPQQAIEREAESAAQDVVREPEAGPETADVEQDQATPGWLRYATVDADRNRAEAMDPATLVDRLANTVIRSLRTDPTDSAQRVRASLAPLSEELQERVLDRLEHRLLTFEHDFVVDLVTEIDEDGQAESEATARQRGFLAPEVEEDTAEDVQAEREKEQEAAQEKQQRNERTGPAPGPEKQPVNRAGNTAPAAGSTPENAGGTIPQGGTPGADAGKAEDDKEADPRTGGDASSPKGDGEQPTSPAAQSEQKPAQQGTAAGGRTAAQAAGKQSEKSGAEKSGQQGQQQDKGDKGKQGGGKDGDRAGAKQAEEKAKKEAGQEEAAGPRADAEDEATKARESAVAAEAAKKDEPGRDEGIASGTGKDDGFPGRAGTLDAARAQDQEGEEEREESSGQGGGSEVEVGGGEQSAWDIKLRPEDFLPEQDLDLSSVPTSEQIDESAANSAPPTPSFPASMPTRADKVQAQREQEDEEDAEREAAAKKDDPGTDDSPPVPGAEERAAEQGRPTESELDPEERSEPKPAPGVASRDPKQGDDPKAGPVAAEANTQDTKDRSKETGGGTAEQAAKDEKGTPTAGGPGDKTSGGDKGSAQARSDTSATQSPSDTVKKGAEGEKAASEEGATGASKTEESPGPQESKGPKDQGGSGTSDNYASGGGTTDSDGSTDVGATSSSDSTSSRPSGSDNSASETASLGSRTESRSSSRAEKTSPRAQEPRTEKPKEQAPQQESKAETKADSEGGADSGSRATPAAARGGGGGGASKGGSTGGGKSSGAKGKKASKAAPDLSGGSPEEGLAAASNLKPHQAVEAMDSVGGAVDKDVGKEHKQLASKPPAMDRPTGAPKTLHGKPDAEEAAQYNEDKAQRAEDAKDEKAEVKGEKKPEGKIDAEEMEEPDFFDQIGMMAGYAIGGIGDWLGFDVTAEDLAAQFAGMPTKDEAMKEAQNGTAPGVDMKGQADDKTEEQGGNTDDKSQEAAETGADDAGRRMGEDQIYPDAPKERLEGKVPAEQGGKSRVGGGGAGTGAVPPEAASEVAEHERKPQFKKALSDGRQDMGKGREKKTQDTRTSQEKHKRQVDKEVQSNTQEQTGKRGGVLTDVDKQRSDWTKDQDEELKKLGTKRSDREKKIRDDVKKEEEDTDKDVDKQKETSDKDVKDKGNKAEEDAEKKKDEKVDDSKGWLSKTLDWIKEKFIELRDKVVQIIKDAREAIVEALKNFKETVEGWINAAREGIVAMIKKFIEDLIEFVVSLVEAIIEIGRRIRKFITDLINAALAFVTRLAAALKQIMKDLLESIAKQLSDILNVLKKMLLDVLKACKDALKAVLDFATKFIAAFGEFMMILVDILSDPGGWLSGAKNSAYDGAKNHLFNEVKSAVKQWFNDKVKEITGLTEAVWNKLMKGGWTIEKIAKEVWDAIVPQLPFIIGEIVITKVLAKLIPGAGWGAAILEAIQAAIGSLGEILKAIGAVITWLKSVRQGGAGVLFAKAIAAGIVVLLEMAYELILSGIGKYVSKVGKRLKGVAANLGKDKGGGTGRGKDGQGGDEGAPSSTPPKKQTSTTPPDKKSQETPVKPKDQAAAPGRPKDQPGPGRPKDQAAPGKPKDEDGPAQPKDQDASARPKGTQPLSSKPKSPTNRTDKDHGRTDAKNNTPSDKSTKPTPPTAKDKNGKPKNEDTSDKKDTQPTPSPKPTAPKPGKGDGPDSAKKDSTKGNEDKGQDPNRRPDPDSKKDDSDTGGGKKDNDGSGTKDKTDSDGKDSPGKKDADGPGKKDADGPGKKDTDGKGKSDGAARPRPGKKGPGRPKSKQEKDRKKKEEEDSQDDRLPAIVARIRPPLRQKMRHGIPRSTYLAVLKAYQLRYRLTGLKPVGGDPFTLMASLKYSLPVVDGDYSEPRSQPHAYLQPPGAPASGLPEPEMPAWTSARASTIEAQYLSFKRKPKGREPGDAMPPGWAYLTDPANSHLWGESGAWVRAHLLPARLGGWNSENNLVPARRGVNKDLELNLEKLAYDDSKKDPIWYESKVTFGNTGVIRSGPHVPIKHIPTQITSTYGMHEKKHGKSGDRRDHWDRLGLKKSYTLDIEPPQRAEGSQLYINTYGDVQMVKYLGISKDLAREIRKQREMEPGREFTSLRHFESSMKNRLGQNSQRLQEAINKIKALGWKVSWLKLHRER encoded by the coding sequence ATGAGCTCCCAGACGCAGGACGGCCACGCCGAACAGTCCGCGGAACAGCGCCGCCGCAAGCGCAAGGAGCGCGCGGCCAAGTCCCGCACGCTGGAACCGAAGGAGATCGTCAGCGGCGCGGGCCAGCCGCTGGACCCGGGCGTACGCCGGGATCTGGAGGAACGCCTCGGCCACGACCTCAGCCGCGTACGCCTACACACTGGCCGCGATGCGGGGCAGCTGACCGAGCTGCTGGGCGCGGACGCGGTGGCCGTGGGCCAGGACGTCTTCTTCGCGGAGGGCACCTTCAAGCCGGGCACGGACGAGGGCCGCCGCCTCCTCGCCCACGAGCTCTTGCACACGGTCCAGAACCCGCACGGGCTGGGCACGTTGCGTGCGGGGCGGGAGCTGGGGGCGGTGAGTCTGCCTCAGCAGGCGATCGAGAGGGAGGCGGAGAGCGCGGCGCAGGACGTCGTCCGCGAGCCGGAGGCGGGGCCGGAGACCGCGGACGTCGAGCAGGACCAGGCGACGCCCGGGTGGCTGCGGTACGCCACGGTGGACGCGGACCGGAACCGGGCCGAGGCCATGGACCCGGCGACCCTCGTCGACCGTCTCGCCAACACGGTCATCCGGTCGCTCCGCACCGACCCGACGGACAGCGCGCAGCGCGTCCGCGCCTCCCTGGCCCCGCTCTCGGAGGAGCTTCAGGAGCGCGTACTGGATCGCCTGGAGCACCGGCTGCTCACCTTCGAGCACGACTTCGTGGTTGACCTGGTCACGGAGATCGACGAGGACGGCCAGGCGGAGAGCGAGGCCACCGCCCGACAGCGTGGCTTCCTTGCTCCGGAGGTCGAGGAGGACACCGCCGAGGACGTACAGGCGGAGCGGGAGAAGGAGCAGGAGGCTGCTCAGGAGAAGCAGCAGCGCAACGAGCGGACGGGGCCCGCTCCCGGCCCGGAGAAGCAGCCCGTGAACAGGGCCGGGAACACCGCTCCCGCCGCGGGCAGTACGCCGGAGAACGCGGGAGGCACGATCCCGCAGGGCGGTACTCCGGGCGCGGACGCCGGGAAGGCGGAGGACGACAAGGAGGCCGACCCGCGCACGGGCGGGGACGCGTCCAGCCCCAAGGGGGACGGGGAGCAGCCCACTTCGCCCGCCGCACAGTCCGAGCAGAAGCCGGCGCAGCAGGGGACCGCGGCCGGCGGCAGGACAGCAGCGCAGGCCGCCGGGAAGCAGTCCGAGAAGTCGGGTGCAGAGAAGAGCGGACAGCAGGGGCAGCAGCAGGACAAGGGGGACAAGGGGAAGCAGGGCGGCGGGAAGGACGGCGACCGGGCTGGGGCGAAGCAGGCCGAGGAGAAGGCCAAGAAGGAAGCCGGCCAGGAAGAGGCGGCGGGCCCGCGCGCCGACGCCGAGGACGAGGCCACCAAGGCCCGTGAGAGCGCCGTCGCGGCCGAGGCGGCCAAGAAGGACGAGCCGGGCCGCGACGAAGGCATCGCCTCTGGCACGGGCAAGGACGACGGCTTCCCCGGCCGTGCCGGCACGCTGGACGCGGCCCGCGCCCAGGACCAGGAGGGCGAGGAGGAACGGGAGGAGTCCTCCGGCCAAGGCGGCGGCTCCGAGGTGGAGGTCGGCGGCGGGGAGCAGAGTGCCTGGGACATCAAACTCAGGCCGGAGGACTTCCTTCCCGAGCAGGACCTCGACTTGTCGAGCGTTCCGACTTCCGAGCAGATCGACGAGTCCGCCGCGAATTCCGCCCCACCCACCCCCTCCTTCCCTGCCTCGATGCCGACCAGGGCCGACAAGGTGCAGGCCCAGCGTGAGCAGGAGGACGAGGAGGACGCCGAGCGCGAGGCGGCGGCGAAGAAGGACGACCCGGGCACCGACGACTCCCCGCCCGTGCCGGGCGCCGAGGAGAGGGCCGCGGAGCAGGGCCGCCCTACGGAGAGCGAGCTCGACCCCGAGGAGAGGTCGGAGCCCAAGCCTGCACCGGGCGTGGCTTCCAGGGACCCCAAACAGGGCGACGACCCCAAGGCGGGTCCGGTCGCCGCCGAGGCCAACACGCAGGACACCAAGGACCGTTCGAAGGAGACCGGCGGCGGAACGGCCGAGCAGGCCGCCAAGGACGAGAAGGGCACGCCGACCGCGGGCGGACCGGGCGACAAGACGTCGGGCGGCGACAAGGGCTCCGCGCAGGCCCGTTCCGACACCTCGGCCACCCAGTCCCCCTCGGACACGGTCAAGAAGGGGGCCGAGGGGGAGAAGGCGGCCTCCGAAGAGGGCGCGACGGGAGCGTCGAAGACCGAGGAGTCCCCTGGCCCGCAGGAGTCGAAGGGACCCAAGGACCAGGGCGGGAGCGGCACTTCGGACAACTACGCGTCCGGCGGGGGGACGACCGACTCCGACGGCTCGACGGACGTCGGTGCGACGTCGTCGTCCGACTCGACCTCCAGCCGGCCTTCCGGCAGCGACAACTCCGCCTCGGAGACGGCGAGTTTGGGTTCGCGTACGGAGTCCCGCTCTTCCTCTCGTGCGGAGAAGACGAGCCCAAGGGCTCAAGAACCGCGTACGGAAAAGCCGAAGGAGCAGGCACCGCAGCAGGAGAGCAAGGCGGAGACCAAGGCCGACTCCGAGGGCGGGGCCGACTCCGGCTCCCGGGCCACTCCCGCAGCAGCACGCGGCGGTGGTGGCGGCGGTGCCTCGAAGGGCGGCTCGACGGGCGGCGGGAAGAGCTCCGGAGCCAAAGGAAAGAAGGCGTCCAAGGCGGCGCCGGACCTCTCCGGCGGCTCCCCCGAGGAGGGCCTCGCCGCCGCGTCGAATCTCAAGCCGCACCAAGCCGTCGAGGCGATGGACAGCGTCGGCGGCGCCGTGGACAAGGACGTCGGCAAGGAACACAAGCAGCTGGCGTCCAAGCCGCCCGCCATGGACCGTCCCACCGGCGCCCCGAAGACCCTGCACGGCAAGCCGGACGCCGAGGAAGCGGCGCAGTACAACGAGGACAAGGCCCAGCGCGCCGAGGATGCCAAGGACGAGAAGGCCGAGGTCAAGGGCGAGAAGAAGCCGGAAGGCAAGATCGACGCCGAGGAGATGGAGGAGCCGGACTTCTTCGATCAGATCGGGATGATGGCCGGCTACGCCATCGGTGGGATCGGCGACTGGCTCGGCTTCGACGTCACGGCGGAGGACCTGGCCGCGCAGTTCGCCGGCATGCCCACCAAGGACGAGGCCATGAAGGAGGCGCAGAACGGCACTGCGCCGGGCGTCGACATGAAGGGCCAGGCCGACGACAAGACCGAGGAACAGGGCGGCAACACCGACGACAAGAGCCAGGAGGCCGCCGAGACCGGCGCCGACGACGCCGGTCGCAGGATGGGCGAGGACCAGATCTACCCGGACGCGCCGAAGGAACGGCTCGAAGGGAAGGTGCCTGCCGAACAGGGCGGCAAGTCGCGCGTCGGCGGAGGCGGTGCGGGCACCGGTGCGGTGCCGCCCGAAGCGGCCTCGGAAGTGGCCGAGCACGAGCGCAAGCCGCAGTTCAAGAAGGCTCTCAGTGACGGCCGCCAGGACATGGGCAAGGGCCGGGAGAAGAAGACCCAGGACACCCGCACGTCCCAGGAGAAGCACAAGCGGCAGGTCGACAAGGAAGTCCAGTCCAACACCCAGGAGCAGACGGGCAAGCGCGGGGGCGTACTGACGGACGTGGACAAGCAGCGCTCCGACTGGACCAAGGACCAGGACGAAGAGCTGAAGAAGCTCGGTACGAAGAGGTCGGACCGCGAGAAGAAGATCCGGGACGACGTCAAGAAGGAAGAGGAGGACACCGACAAGGACGTCGACAAGCAGAAGGAGACCAGCGACAAGGACGTCAAGGACAAGGGCAACAAGGCCGAGGAGGACGCGGAGAAGAAGAAGGACGAGAAGGTCGACGACTCCAAGGGCTGGCTGTCGAAGACGCTCGACTGGATCAAAGAGAAGTTCATCGAGCTGCGGGACAAGGTCGTCCAGATCATCAAGGACGCCCGCGAGGCGATCGTCGAGGCGCTGAAGAACTTCAAGGAGACGGTCGAGGGCTGGATCAACGCGGCCCGTGAGGGCATCGTCGCGATGATCAAGAAGTTCATCGAGGACCTGATCGAGTTCGTCGTGTCCTTGGTTGAAGCGATCATTGAAATCGGCCGCCGTATCCGCAAGTTCATCACGGACCTGATCAACGCGGCGCTCGCGTTCGTCACCAGGCTCGCGGCGGCCCTGAAGCAGATCATGAAGGATCTGCTGGAGTCCATTGCGAAGCAACTCAGCGACATCCTGAACGTCCTGAAGAAGATGCTCCTCGACGTCCTGAAGGCCTGTAAGGACGCCCTCAAGGCGGTCCTCGACTTCGCGACGAAGTTCATCGCCGCCTTCGGTGAGTTCATGATGATCCTGGTCGACATCCTCTCGGACCCCGGCGGCTGGCTCAGCGGCGCGAAGAACTCCGCGTACGACGGTGCGAAGAACCATCTCTTCAACGAGGTCAAGAGCGCCGTCAAGCAGTGGTTCAACGACAAGGTCAAGGAGATCACCGGCCTGACCGAAGCCGTCTGGAACAAGCTCATGAAGGGCGGCTGGACCATTGAGAAGATCGCCAAGGAGGTGTGGGACGCGATCGTTCCCCAACTCCCCTTCATCATCGGCGAGATCGTCATCACAAAGGTCCTGGCGAAGCTCATCCCCGGCGCCGGCTGGGGCGCGGCCATCCTGGAGGCCATCCAGGCTGCGATCGGCTCACTGGGCGAGATCCTCAAGGCCATCGGCGCGGTCATCACCTGGCTGAAGTCCGTACGCCAGGGCGGCGCGGGTGTCCTGTTCGCCAAGGCGATCGCGGCGGGCATCGTGGTCCTGCTGGAGATGGCCTACGAGTTGATCCTCAGCGGGATCGGCAAGTACGTGTCGAAGGTGGGCAAGCGGTTGAAGGGCGTGGCCGCGAACCTGGGCAAGGACAAGGGCGGCGGCACGGGCAGGGGCAAGGACGGGCAGGGCGGGGACGAGGGCGCGCCCTCGTCGACACCACCCAAGAAGCAGACGTCCACGACGCCACCCGACAAGAAGTCCCAGGAGACACCGGTCAAGCCGAAGGACCAGGCCGCCGCTCCTGGAAGGCCGAAGGACCAGCCCGGCCCTGGCAGGCCCAAGGACCAGGCCGCTCCCGGCAAGCCCAAGGACGAGGACGGCCCGGCCCAGCCGAAGGACCAGGACGCGTCGGCCAGGCCCAAGGGCACTCAACCTCTGTCCTCCAAGCCCAAGAGCCCCACGAACAGGACCGACAAGGACCACGGCAGGACCGACGCCAAGAACAACACCCCGAGCGACAAGTCCACGAAGCCGACGCCGCCCACGGCCAAGGACAAGAACGGCAAGCCGAAGAACGAGGACACGAGCGACAAGAAGGACACGCAGCCGACTCCGTCGCCGAAGCCCACCGCACCGAAGCCGGGCAAGGGCGATGGCCCGGACAGCGCGAAGAAGGACAGCACGAAGGGGAACGAGGACAAGGGGCAGGACCCCAATCGGCGCCCCGACCCCGACTCCAAGAAGGACGACTCCGACACCGGGGGCGGCAAGAAGGACAACGACGGATCCGGCACGAAAGACAAGACCGATTCGGACGGCAAGGACAGCCCCGGGAAGAAGGACGCGGACGGCCCCGGGAAGAAGGACGCGGACGGCCCCGGTAAGAAGGACACCGACGGCAAGGGCAAGAGTGACGGCGCCGCACGCCCTCGCCCCGGCAAGAAGGGCCCAGGCAGGCCCAAGTCCAAGCAGGAGAAGGACAGGAAGAAAAAGGAAGAGGAGGATTCCCAGGACGACCGGTTGCCGGCGATCGTGGCAAGGATCCGTCCTCCGCTTCGCCAGAAGATGCGACACGGCATCCCCCGCTCGACGTACCTCGCTGTCCTGAAGGCGTATCAGCTTCGCTATCGGCTCACGGGACTCAAGCCCGTCGGCGGAGACCCCTTCACCCTTATGGCATCCCTGAAATACTCGCTCCCGGTAGTCGACGGCGACTATTCGGAGCCCCGGTCCCAGCCGCATGCCTATCTTCAACCTCCCGGTGCACCGGCCAGTGGGCTGCCGGAGCCGGAAATGCCCGCGTGGACGAGCGCCAGGGCAAGCACGATCGAGGCTCAATACCTGAGCTTCAAGCGCAAACCGAAGGGGCGTGAGCCCGGCGACGCGATGCCGCCCGGCTGGGCCTACCTCACTGATCCCGCCAACAGTCATCTCTGGGGAGAGAGCGGGGCATGGGTGAGGGCCCACCTCCTCCCGGCCCGACTGGGCGGGTGGAACTCCGAGAACAACCTCGTGCCGGCTCGCCGTGGTGTGAATAAGGACCTGGAACTGAACCTGGAGAAGCTGGCCTACGACGACAGCAAGAAGGATCCTATCTGGTACGAATCCAAGGTGACCTTCGGAAACACCGGCGTCATCAGGTCGGGCCCCCACGTACCGATCAAGCACATCCCGACCCAGATAACGTCCACATACGGCATGCATGAGAAGAAGCACGGTAAATCCGGTGACCGTCGAGATCACTGGGATCGACTGGGTTTGAAAAAGTCCTACACGCTTGACATTGAGCCACCCCAGCGGGCCGAAGGGAGTCAGCTCTATATCAACACTTATGGCGACGTCCAGATGGTGAAGTACCTCGGCATATCAAAGGACTTGGCCAGGGAAATCCGGAAGCAGCGCGAGATGGAGCCCGGACGCGAATTCACGAGCCTGAGGCACTTCGAGAGCAGCATGAAAAATCGACTTGGGCAAAATTCGCAACGTCTACAGGAAGCCATCAATAAAATTAAGGCGCTTGGCTGGAAAGTGTCCTGGCTCAAGCTTCACCGGGAAAGGTAG